The bacterium genome includes the window ACAGCTATGAAAACCGCGTCTATGAGATCGGGATCGAGGACGAGGAGACGGGAAAACCCACGGCCATCGTGGCCAAGTATTACCGCCCCGGCCGCTGGAGCCAGGAGACGATCGCCGA containing:
- a CDS encoding stress response kinase A (catalyzes the phosphorylation of protein substrates at serine and threonine residues in vitro; specific substrate in vivo has not been identified yet; plays a role in long-term cell survival and expression of surface appendages); this encodes MRFDHLLPEVIFQTAEEQGLRPTGVLFPLNSYENRVYEIGIEDEETGKPTAIVAKYYRPGRWSQETIA